A window of Fragaria vesca subsp. vesca linkage group LG7, FraVesHawaii_1.0, whole genome shotgun sequence contains these coding sequences:
- the LOC101313155 gene encoding ras-related protein RABF1-like, translating to MGCSSSLPDRGSGRLVGPNGENGGAADAKNLRVKLVLLGDSGVGKSCIVLRFVRGQFDPTSKVTVGASFLSQTIALQDSTTVKFEIWDTAGQERYAALAPLYYRGAAVAVIVYDITSPDSFNKAQYWVKELQKHGTPDIVLALVGNKADLHEKREVSVQDGMDYAEKNGMFFIETSAKTADNINQLFEEIAKRLPRPALSSSSSSQNP from the exons ATGGGTTGCTCCTCCTCCCTTCCAG ACAGAGGTTCTGGGCGGTTGGTTGGGCCGAATGGGGAAAATGGTGGAGCTGCAGACGCCAAGAATCTGCGCGTTAAG CTAGTTTTGCTGGGTGATTCTGGTGTTGGTAAGAGCTGTATAGTTCTTCGTTTTGTTCGTGGTCAGTTTGATCCCACATCCAAG GTGACTGTTGGAGCCTCATTCTTGTCACAGACGATAGCTTTGCAAGATTCTACAACAGTCAAATTTGAGATATGGGACACTGCTGGCCAAGAAAG GTATGCTGCATTGGCCCCCCTTTATTATCGAGGCGCTGCAGTGGCAGTCATTGTATATGATATAACAAGCCCGGACTCTTTCAACAAAGCACAGTATTGGGTCAAG GAGCTGCAAAAACATGGGACCCCTGATATTGTCTTGGCCTTGGTTGGTAACAAAGCTGATCTTCATGAGAAACGTGAAGTTTCTGTTCAA GACGGCATGGACTATGCAGAAAAGAATGGGATGTTCTTCATTGAGACATCTGCAAAGACAGCAGATAATATTAATCAGCTGTTTGAG GAAATTGCGAAGCGTCTACCCCGTCCAGCTTTATCATCATCCTCATCATCACAAAACCCGTGA